The DNA segment AGCGACAAATGTTGGCAAGCATCTTGGCAAGCAAGGAAAAGATTTTAAATTTGCCCATTTGGAGACAAACATTGAATTTGCAGAATGTAGCGCGTATAACAAAGATcccgaaacatctgcaaatattGAAGAACTAAACACTTGGTTAAAAAAGATTgcataaaaatgtaaaagtgtttttcatttctttgaataaattattttttataactTTTTACGTTACTTTATTGCTATTGTACTAATAAATCCAATTTATGATGGCTGACTTTCACATTTGCAATTAATAATGTAATTTTTTATTCTCAGTTATCATTTTTGACTTAATGTTATCatgataaatatttttaatttcgaatttcaaTGTAATTACACGTTTTGACAGGAATATTCAATTGGTTAACGGATGTTTACAAATATATGTGACGATATACAATTTAATTATTACCACTTACAAATGAACAAAAATTTTCTTTAATATAAAATTTTCTTTACAAGTCATCAAATTTTGTAGGCACATTGTTTTTACTTAATATAACTTAAAAATCTAGTATAAACTCATTCTAACCTAACTAAAATGTTATCTGCTACTGGATAAAATGtaacaaataaaattaaattatgtTTTATATATTTACAAGTGTTGATATTTAAACGTTCTCTATTTCCTTACGTCTAAACTTAAGCACATACAACACAACTGGCagaactgttttttttttgggTCTCGGCTCTTAATAATCAACAGATAACCGACACAAGACTGCACGAAAACGGGTGCTCGTATATCAGTTGCATAAATTGTATTTAATGTATAAATACACACATATTTTCATTGTATTTTGCATAAAAATGTTGttattttataatattcttaaaaTTTATCTATTAATTTAAAAAGCTGTCATTTAAAACAGAATAACTTGCGAATGCATCGATTTTTTAACCATGTATAAAACGAATGATTATAGTTTTGATTTAGaaaatttttagaattttaATTTTTTGATATATATCATACAATGTACAATTCATGTAAGTAAAATTTTACAAGTACATTTTTGTAAGTACAATTCGTGGCGCGAACGGTGCAATGTCCAATCAAACTGCGGTACCCATTAGCACTTCCGGAAGCATTTACGGTCATAGAAAGCTATGgttgtgttacgtatacccacGGATCAATGGCAGTACAGTATGAATACTATTCTTTTGACAGTTGATAACTTTGGATATGAGCgtcaattaaataattatttcaattatATTTATACTGATATTTTTAAGAATGAAATCCTCTTCTATAAAGTTTACGCTTTTATAAGTAACGTTTTTAAATTATCTCTGAAAATATACATAGACTACATTTTAAAAGCATGGAAGTTGAACAGATTAAGATTGTAAAACTCTGAAGTAAAGTTTCTGCGAAATATTCATGCAATAAACAGTATATTGATGCAAAAAATTTATTCCAAACAGAAGAAAAAGTACAAATCAAATAATTACGCAATAGAAAACCTAATATCTTATTTGCACGCATCAAAATGTCATGATAAGGGGCAATGGCGTAGCAAACATTTTCCAAATTTAAATTTTCGGCTACGTCGGTAAAAGTACTAATAATTAGCATATTTTATTAGAATGCGTACACGTTACACATTACAGTGCAATTAATAAGTAAACTAACTAAAAGTTTTAACTCTAAGAATACTTAATTTATACAAATTAAATAACAATTATACCAAATAATAGATAGACCTCGAACGAAGTTCCACGTTTTACGACACTGTGCGCCACCTTTCGCTTACAATGATCGAAATGATAAAGGGGAAGGGGGGGATATAACCTCGAATTTTATAAAACGAGTATACACTGGTGAAATAACAAGTAGCGTATATCAAAATGTGTCGCGTCTACTTGCATTTTACGTTCTGATCAATTTACTCGCTACTACGTTGTGCATCAGTGACGTGTTCTATTGAAATTAGGAAACCATTTTGTTATCAAACCAACAACTTCGAACATCCAGTAACATGTCATCTATGAAATCAACGTCCCATGATACAAGCTACAATGTTAACATTGGAGGTAACGTTGTCCTTCTAATTATTGTTATACGGAAAAGAATTTCTAATTACGCCTAGTGCGACTTTGAAAAGCGGATGTACACGTACCGTGTGTTAAGGACGTTTCTAATTGATCAAATTAATGTTGTTGACGATTGAAAGGGTCACTGATAAAACTGATCGATTCAAGTTCATACTTCAGCTCTAACTTACTTTTATTTAACACATTCATTCACGCAAAGCAAGTTTCACTATGAGGTATTCGAGCAATTATCGTTAGAACACCTGTTATTGAGCGTCTACCATAATGTAAGTGACATGTTTCCTCGCAAGAAGGCGTTGTAATTCTAATTCCATTTCTAATAACATTTTTGACGATGTAAACTAAGTTAATAAATAACTTTTACAGaacattttaaaataaaaaattcattgAGAAAATCTGTATTTTAATACCGAAATATTATGATGAATGACAAATAGCGCTCCAGTAATACTGTGAATTACAAATTTGTTACGATTAGAAAATAAATGATGTATTATTTAAAGAAAAGTAGGAAATAACAGTAAAATATAAATCCTAATACTTTTTGTAGGTATGCGAATGAAATACAAAGACAAAAATGAAACTTTTACGGAAGATCATCTTGTAAGCAAAGAGCCTATTGGTCAATTCAAAGTATGGTTCGAAGAAGCTTGTAATACACCGCAAATTTTTGAAGCGAACGCTATGTTTATCGCTACAGCTACTAAGTAATGCTAAAAACAAATGGCTTGCCACTATttgtagagaaaaaaaaataatttaaagaataacaatttttgcaGAACTGGGATTCCGTCCGTGCGAGCTGTATTACTTAAAGGTTACGGCACAGAGGGTTTCAAATTTTATACTAATTATGAAAGCAGAAAAGGTCGCGAATTAGTGAGTGAATCCGGTTTGTAACTTGCGACAGCACGAATAGACACCATTTAAGTATGTCCATTAAAAATTTTCAGGCTGAAAATCCAAATGTAGCGGCGACCTTTTATTGGGAACCGTTGAGACGAAGTGTAAGAATCGATAAGTGTTAAACTATTCTAAAATAATTTTTGCACCGTTCTAAATTCAAGATatgtataattaataattttaattaggTACGCATAGAGGGTAAAGTACAGAAAACGTCTGCAGAGGATTCAGATAGTTACTTTCAGAGCCGTCCATATTCGAATCAGATTGGATCGGCAGCAAGCAGGCAAAGTAGCGTAATCGCAAGCAGACAAACGCTTATCGTGAAGGAAAGAGAATTGATAGCGCAATTTCCGGAAGGACAAGTTAAAAGGCCCGATTGGTGGTAAATAATGATACGAGATTCTTAAGTATATATTGTATTATAATATGACGTCATTGAAAGTATATGCATGAAGATAGTCTAACTTGATTTTTAGGGGTGGATACATTATCATTCCGCATTGTGTCGAATTTTGGCAAGGCCAGAGCGATCGTTTACACGATAGGATTCGTTTTAGACGGCCTAAACCGAACGAAAAAATCGACAACGTACTCATCCATCAGGGAAACAACGGATGGGTTTATGAAAGATTATCTCCATAGAAATTGAAGAGAAATTCAATTTATTtgacaaacaaatgtaaatagtACATTATTTAGACGTTTTCCGATTTACGTCTGTTGCTTCCTTGTAATTTTTAGAATTTCTCTTTGTAAccctaaaaatatatatatatatctacagTATAATATAGAAAAATAAAGAAGTATATTTAAATAGTAATTGAAATGATTAATTACCCTCTTTACTTTTCCAAACTATATCAACGTCAAAAATACCATCTTCCTCTATGAGATTCTGAAACTGTCTCATTCCTCCTCCAACACCAAAGTAATAAGTTTTACCGGCAATAAATCTGAGAACATTACACGATCCGATTTTATATCTTGCACTTACGGAAACTTAATCCAGATTTACAGTTTAATGTCTATACTTGCCCAATGCCATCTTGTTTAAGTCTTTGTTTAAAAACTTCGTACAATTTCTTATGATTATCAGGATTATAAATTGTTTCACTTGTGAAAATCAGATCATACTTTGTTAATTCATTTTCATCGATCGGACTATACAATTTTGTAAATGATTCCCAGTCACCGCAAAAAAATCGACATCTTTTTAGTACGCTTTCCCGATCATCGAAATTTAACGAAACATTTGGGATCGTTACAGTTTCAATTACTTCTACGTTCTGTAAAACGATATACTTGTACGTTTGACTTTGTAATCTATATATGACGAGCATAATAAAACAGATACGAACATAATCTTGGAAATGAACGATAGCATTTTTTCGAAGGGCAATAAGACCAACAATACCGGCGCCACATCCTAAATCCAAAACAGTT comes from the Xylocopa sonorina isolate GNS202 chromosome 1, iyXylSono1_principal, whole genome shotgun sequence genome and includes:
- the LOC143432887 gene encoding histidine protein methyltransferase 1 homolog encodes the protein MFKFRFSKDKEDEDRGIDTEKSTINWIPASEIEVSKLEIEKQYEPNDYTENVIFAGCNLKLIRSERALHDLKMKNCANIVEAESQHSDLIPAKYEGGLKIWECSYDLGQYLFENSIEFRDKTVLDLGCGAGIVGLIALRKNAIVHFQDYNVEVIETVTIPNVSLNFDDRESVLKRCRFFCGDWESFTKLYSPIDENELTKYDLIFTSETIYNPDNHKKLYEVFKQRLKQDGIGFIAGKTYYFGVGGGMRQFQNLIEEDGIFDVDIVWKSKEGLQREILKITRKQQT
- the LOC143432877 gene encoding pyridoxine/pyridoxamine 5'-phosphate oxidase; its protein translation is MSSMKSTSHDTSYNVNIGGMRMKYKDKNETFTEDHLVSKEPIGQFKVWFEEACNTPQIFEANAMFIATATKTGIPSVRAVLLKGYGTEGFKFYTNYESRKGRELAENPNVAATFYWEPLRRSVRIEGKVQKTSAEDSDSYFQSRPYSNQIGSAASRQSSVIASRQTLIVKERELIAQFPEGQVKRPDWWGGYIIIPHCVEFWQGQSDRLHDRIRFRRPKPNEKIDNVLIHQGNNGWVYERLSP